The DNA sequence GTAACCCACACCCAGTGGCCCGATCCCAAAAAACAATTTGCAGTGGTGGGGAAGACCGATGCTCAAGGTGAGTTCCGCCTGAAATTGGATAAACCCGGCCGCTGGCTGGTTATCGCCGGTCATAAAACACCCTATCCCGATAAAACAGAGTGCGATGAGAATATGTATCGGGCCAGTCTCAGTTTTGAGGTAAAATAAGGCATGAGCGGCATCGGGCAGACAAATGCCAACGATACCACCGTGGTTCAGGGCCGGCTGGAAAAGATCGGCCTGCCCTCGGCCACTATCCTGGTCGTGGCGAATATGGTGGGGACAGGTATCTTCACCACCTCCGGATTTATTATTAAGGATTTGCAGAATCCCTGGGCCATGCTGAGCTGCTGGGTCTTGGGGGGGCTGTTTGCCCTGGCCGGGGCCCTGTGCTACGGAGAACTCGGATCCCGCTATCCTCGGGCGGGTGGGGAGTATGTCTTTTTACGGGAGAGCTTTGGCGAGCTGGCCGGCTTCCTCTCGGGGTGGATCTCCCTGCTGGTGGGCTTCTCCGCCCCGATTGCCGCTGCCTCGATGGCCTTTGCGGCGTACTTCCTGGCGGGCCTGAACGGCGGCCCCACCTCGGAATATATCTGGACCATCCGGGGGATAAAGGTTTTGACCTTTTCACCGCTTACTTTGATTGCCTCCGCAGTTATCCTGGCCTTCACCCTGATCCACCGCCATAGCCTGTCACTCGGCAGCCGCGTACAGAACGTCTTGACGTTGTTTAAGATCAGTCTCATTTTCGGATTTGTCATCCTGGGACTCTTCTGGGGTCGGGGTTCGCTGGAGCACTTCGGCCAACCCCCGGATGTCCGCATATTCTTTTCCGGCGAATTTGCTATCTCCCTGATCTTTATCTCCTTCGCCTACAGCGGCTGGAATGCGGCGGCCTACATAGGCGGCGAGATCTCCCGGCCGGCCCATAACATTCCCCGGGCCCTTATCATCGGCACCCTCCTGGTCGCCATCCTCTACTTCTTTCTCAATGTTACCTTCCTCTACGGACTTCCCCCTCATGAGATGAGCGGGGTTTTGGAGGTGGGAGAAAAAGCCGCCCTGGCTCTCTTCGGCCACCGGGTCAGCCAGATTTTTTCTGCGGCCATTGCCTTGAGCCTTCTGTCCCTGATCAGCGCCATGATGCTGACCGGTCCCCGAGTCTATTTAGCCATGGCTCAAGATGGCCTGTTTTTTCCCAGCATCGGCAGACTTGGCACCCGGCGCCAGACCCCCGGCAACGCCATCGCCCTGCAGGCCACCCTGGCAATCATCCTGGTGCTGACGGCCTCGTTCGAACACCTCCTGCTTTTCATCGGCTTTACCCTATCCGTCTTTGCCATGTTGACCGTCGGCGGCTTGATGGTTCTCAGGCATCGGCAGCCGAGAAAAGACCTGCCGTATCAAACACTAGGCTATCCTCTCACCGCCGTTGTCTTTATTCTTGGCAATATCTGGATCATCCTTTTTACCATCTTCAGCAGACCCATGGCCGCCCTCACCGGCCTCGGCGCCGTACTGGCGGGACTTGCAGTCTATGCCTTTTTTAAATGGCGGCGGTCACCGGTGACTGTCTAAGGGAATCAAATCTGTATAAATTCTGAAAAAAACCCGCCATTAAGTATAGAGCGATGGTCAAAGGTTCTCATGTTCTCAGAAACACAACGAAATATGAAAAAATGACGGTTGGCCTGTGCATCAGCCTGCAGGCTGGAAAGCCTGCACCACCTTCTTCCATATAAATTGGCATGTTCTGCTGATCACAACCAAACATGGAATCAGAACCGTGGCGGCTGCTCACAATAGTGCTTTTTCTGCTCACCACCCGCTTTTTTCATATAAATTTTTTCTCATCGACCATGTTAAACAAAAAACGGCGGCCATGGGCCGCCCTATCCCATTATCGATAATCTATCGGCAATTTACTCATAGGGCGGGCCGCGCCCGCCGTTTTTAAGAGCACTGTTTTTATAAAAGTTCTGACCGATTGAGGGTGGCTATCGTAGGGGCGGATCCGAGACCATCACTGTAGTGGCGAACCTGGTGTTTGCCCCTCGGTGTTCGCCATCATTTACGGGCTTGACCCGTCCGGAATACCTGCCCTCCCAACAACCATGCTTCTGCCAAATCCGGTTGGGAAAAGTAGTCCTGGAGAGCCTGGGACAGGTCCAGGGGGCCGGTCTGGTATCCGAGCGTACGGCAGCCATCAATAAGACCCCGGCTCAAAGAGAGAAAAATACTGTGGCGGTGCCGATAAAACTCTACCCGGTTGACTTTGGGATCGGTCAATTCCTGTCGGCAGGCGGCCGCATCCAAAGAGTGCATTGCCCGGCACATCAGCGGCCGCACCTCGTAGACCGAACAATTGTCATCGAGCAGGAGAGGGCAGGGGAGTTCACGGCGTCTGGCGGCAACCTGTATCTTGGTCATGCCAGCTCGCTTGTCCAGGGATTGAGCGGCCAGTTCGAGGAGATTGGATAGATATGCTGGAGAACACCGCTGGGCGAGATGACCGCCCAACAGAATGGCCTCCGGGGGGGTCAGTTCGACCTGATTATGACAGCAGCAAGAACAGCCGGGTTGGCAGGCAAGCTGCCGTGGCAAGGAGGTATTGGCCTCCACCGCCTCAATGAAAAAATCGCCCCACTCAAAGGCAGTCCGGGCAATCTCGTAAATCCGGTCAACAGATGCCTCCTCTTCGAAGAGGCCGATCACTATTTGAGCGAAGCTGTGCGCCAGTTCTTGATCAAGAAAATGATCCTGAGCGCCCCGGAACATGAGCGTCGCTCCCTTGCCAGTGGTTCGGAATTCAGAACCCGCAGCTCAAAACTAAATTAGCCGGTACCCTAACAATTCGATCTTAAGCAGAGCTTCTATCCGTAGGGGCGAACCCGGTGTTCGCCCTCAGGCCTGTTTCCCTCTACTTCATCAGGTCCTTACCGATGGCAAAGGCCGGAGCCAGGAAGGGGCCGATGCTGTAGTAGCTCATGCTGTCCATGGCGAAGCTGAAAGGTTTAATCTTCGTAATATCGGGAATGCCTTTATCTGTCAGACAATCCTCCTCCACTTTAATGTCCTGAATCTCACCGACAAATAGGGTATGGAGACCGATCTCCACAATGTGGGTCACCTTGCACTCCAAAACCATGGGGAATTCCTTGACAAACGGGGCATCAACCACCTCGCTGGCCACCGGCGTCAGTCCGGCGACGGCGAACTTATCGACGTCCCGACCGGAGGCGAGGCCGGCGTAATCGGCTTCCTTGACCCGTGATTCCGGGGGAATACTAATAGTGAAGGCCTGCCGGGCCTTGAGATTGCCGTAGGTATAGGTGGCCTGCCTCAGGCAGATCGTAACGCTGGGTGGTTTGGAACAGCAGATGCCGCCCCAGGCTACCGCACAAATATTGGGCTTCTTGTTGTCATCATAGGTTCCGACGATAAAAACCGGCATCGGATACAGGAAGGTCCTAGCGCCAATGGATTTTTTCATAGATAGCCTCCAAGCATATAGGTTAAATGGGGTGCTGTTATGTACTAAGGTTTTTCTAAGACCTCTCGGAAGTATTGCAGTTCGCGCTGAAAAGCCTGCTTCTCCTGCAGCAGCAGACGGCCCTGATCATCTTTCTGCAACTGTCGGGCGTTCAGTTTATCCAGGGCGGCCAGGTAGGCAACACATTCCTCACTATAGGCCTTGGCCTTGTCCAACCATGTTTTCCTGTCGGTGGCGGACAGGTGCGAGTCTTGTTTGATTTTGACCAAAGAGGCGGTATTGCTCCGTAACTCCTTGATATTTGCTTTAAGTTCCTCTACGGCCTGATGCCAATCCGCCGTTTGGGGGGGAGTCGTCCGGCTGTTTTCGCTTTGACCGGCATCGGCATCTAGTGTGCCTCCAACCGAAAGAAAACACAAGATAAAAAACCAAAAAATGACCTGCCGTATTCTATCGAGTATCCAAAATGTAATGTCCATGACCTGTCAGCCACTCACCAACCACAGTAATCATTTATCAGTAGCAGAGGTTTTCTAACCTGTGCAGTAACTTTTCAGCTGTCTAAGAGGTTAAAAACCTCGATTTTTCGATAATTGCCCTTACCTGTGGGTTACCCGTGAACCATTAGAATTGGCGCCGGAGCATTCGAGAAGGCGGGATGCACTCTGTTTCCCCGCCCCCCAACACTTTATTCCCCTTGCAGCAACTGCGGCAGCAGTTCGCCCGCCTTGCCCTGCCAGGAGAAGTCATACAGATCAGATTGAGGAGTGGGTTCCAGGTTGATCTCGACCACCAGGGCGCCGCGATGTTTGGCGACGGCCCCCATTGAGGCGGCA is a window from the Desulfobacca acetoxidans DSM 11109 genome containing:
- a CDS encoding APC family permease, coding for MSGIGQTNANDTTVVQGRLEKIGLPSATILVVANMVGTGIFTTSGFIIKDLQNPWAMLSCWVLGGLFALAGALCYGELGSRYPRAGGEYVFLRESFGELAGFLSGWISLLVGFSAPIAAASMAFAAYFLAGLNGGPTSEYIWTIRGIKVLTFSPLTLIASAVILAFTLIHRHSLSLGSRVQNVLTLFKISLIFGFVILGLFWGRGSLEHFGQPPDVRIFFSGEFAISLIFISFAYSGWNAAAYIGGEISRPAHNIPRALIIGTLLVAILYFFLNVTFLYGLPPHEMSGVLEVGEKAALALFGHRVSQIFSAAIALSLLSLISAMMLTGPRVYLAMAQDGLFFPSIGRLGTRRQTPGNAIALQATLAIILVLTASFEHLLLFIGFTLSVFAMLTVGGLMVLRHRQPRKDLPYQTLGYPLTAVVFILGNIWIILFTIFSRPMAALTGLGAVLAGLAVYAFFKWRRSPVTV
- a CDS encoding YkgJ family cysteine cluster protein produces the protein MFRGAQDHFLDQELAHSFAQIVIGLFEEEASVDRIYEIARTAFEWGDFFIEAVEANTSLPRQLACQPGCSCCCHNQVELTPPEAILLGGHLAQRCSPAYLSNLLELAAQSLDKRAGMTKIQVAARRRELPCPLLLDDNCSVYEVRPLMCRAMHSLDAAACRQELTDPKVNRVEFYRHRHSIFLSLSRGLIDGCRTLGYQTGPLDLSQALQDYFSQPDLAEAWLLGGQVFRTGQARK
- a CDS encoding flavin reductase family protein, giving the protein MKKSIGARTFLYPMPVFIVGTYDDNKKPNICAVAWGGICCSKPPSVTICLRQATYTYGNLKARQAFTISIPPESRVKEADYAGLASGRDVDKFAVAGLTPVASEVVDAPFVKEFPMVLECKVTHIVEIGLHTLFVGEIQDIKVEEDCLTDKGIPDITKIKPFSFAMDSMSYYSIGPFLAPAFAIGKDLMK